A genomic segment from Bacteroidota bacterium encodes:
- a CDS encoding sugar transferase — protein MYRSVIKPVFDAVVALLVLICSSPVTIPVTIILWIVNDRKPFFVQARPGKNEHVFKLIKFKTMNDKKDKEGNLLSDAERLTWIGKLVRKTSLDEIPQMINVLKGDMSLIGPRPLLVQYLPLYSVEQKKRHLVKPGITGWAQVNGRNNISWEQKFNLDVWYVQHLNFLLDIKIIWLTVLNILRSKDINQEGHATMPFFKGTE, from the coding sequence ATTTATCGCTCAGTCATAAAACCCGTTTTTGATGCTGTAGTAGCCTTGTTGGTGCTTATTTGTTCTAGCCCTGTTACCATACCCGTAACCATTATATTATGGATAGTAAATGACCGGAAACCATTTTTTGTACAGGCAAGGCCAGGCAAAAACGAACACGTTTTTAAACTGATCAAGTTTAAAACCATGAACGATAAAAAAGACAAAGAAGGCAACCTGCTATCAGATGCAGAACGTTTAACATGGATAGGTAAGCTGGTACGCAAAACTTCGCTCGATGAAATACCACAAATGATTAATGTATTAAAAGGCGATATGAGTTTAATAGGCCCTCGCCCTTTACTCGTTCAGTACCTGCCGTTATATAGTGTAGAACAAAAGAAACGCCATTTGGTAAAACCCGGTATTACAGGCTGGGCACAGGTAAACGGACGAAACAATATTAGCTGGGAACAAAAATTTAATCTGGATGTATGGTACGTACAGCACCTTAATTTTTTGTTAGATATAAAAATAATCTGGCTTACCGTTTTAAATATTTTAAGATCAAAAGACATTAACCAGGAAGGACATGCCACCATGCCCTTTTTTAAAGGTACAGAATGA
- a CDS encoding aminotransferase class I/II-fold pyridoxal phosphate-dependent enzyme: MTNDKIWLSSPHMCGKEFEFVKEAFDTNWIAPLGPNVDGFEKDLVEFTQTKHAAALSSGTSAIHLALIILGVKAGDEVICQSFTFSASANPIMYQGATPVFVDSETDTWNMCPKQLRLAIEGSIAKGKKPKAIIPVHLYGMPAKMNEIIAIANEFTIPVIEDAAEALGSTFNEKPCGTFGQLGVLSFNGNKIITTSGGGALIANNEDWIKQARFLATQARDAAPHYQHSQIGYNYRMSNVCAGIGRGQMTVLQDRVNHRRANFDYYKNELATIEAIQFHEAPTGAYSNRWLSCILVNSNSKNITRETIRLALEKENIEARPLWKPMHLQPIFEQYPFYGDGTSALLFEKGLCLPSGSNLTTDDLKRVVTIIKSLF, translated from the coding sequence ATGACAAACGATAAAATATGGCTTTCATCGCCCCACATGTGTGGTAAAGAATTTGAATTCGTAAAAGAAGCTTTTGATACCAACTGGATTGCACCATTGGGACCAAACGTTGACGGATTTGAAAAAGACCTAGTTGAGTTTACCCAAACAAAACATGCTGCTGCATTGAGTTCAGGAACATCAGCCATACATTTAGCTTTAATTATATTAGGCGTAAAAGCAGGCGATGAAGTAATTTGTCAAAGCTTTACCTTTTCAGCATCGGCCAACCCGATTATGTACCAAGGTGCTACACCAGTATTTGTAGATTCAGAAACCGACACATGGAACATGTGCCCGAAACAATTGCGCTTAGCCATTGAAGGCAGCATAGCAAAAGGCAAAAAACCAAAAGCCATTATACCAGTTCATTTATATGGTATGCCCGCCAAAATGAATGAAATAATAGCCATAGCCAATGAGTTTACTATTCCGGTTATTGAAGATGCAGCCGAGGCATTGGGTTCAACATTCAATGAAAAACCTTGCGGTACATTCGGGCAACTGGGTGTACTTTCATTTAATGGCAATAAAATTATCACCACTTCAGGCGGAGGCGCCTTAATAGCCAACAACGAAGACTGGATAAAACAAGCGCGCTTTTTAGCCACACAAGCACGCGATGCAGCACCACATTACCAACACTCACAAATAGGTTATAACTACCGCATGAGCAATGTTTGTGCAGGTATAGGCCGTGGACAAATGACCGTTTTACAAGATAGAGTAAACCACCGCAGAGCCAATTTTGATTATTATAAAAACGAGTTAGCCACTATTGAAGCTATACAATTTCACGAAGCACCAACAGGCGCATATAGTAACCGTTGGTTAAGCTGTATTTTAGTAAACTCTAACAGCAAAAACATAACCCGCGAAACCATCAGGTTAGCTTTAGAAAAAGAAAACATAGAAGCAAGACCATTGTGGAAACCAATGCATTTGCAACCCATTTTTGAGCAATATCCTTTTTATGGAGATGGAACTTCAGCCCTTTTATTTGAAAAAGGACTTTGCTTGCCTTCCGGTTCCAACCTGACAACCGATGATTTAAAACGAGTAGTAACCATTATAAAATCTTTATTTTAA
- a CDS encoding DegT/DnrJ/EryC1/StrS family aminotransferase: MSVTIPMVDLKGQYEKIKTEINNGINEVIESSTFIKGPKVKEFENQLSQYLNIKQVIACANGTDALQIALMALQLQPGDEVIIPCFTYIATAEVIALLGLKPILIDVEANYFCIDPQLIESKITNKTKAIVPVHLFGQCANMNQIIAIANKHNIYVIEDTAQAIGAGYILENNTQQTSAGGIGVIGTTSFFPSKNLGCYGDGGALFTNDEKLARQIRMICNHGQEKQYVHDIIGVNSRLDSIQAAVLLAKLPHLNTYAQARNQVANWYDELLSGNEHIIIPKRDQNSTHVFNQYTIQLEGVNRDSIKKHLTENNIASAVYYPHTVYQQKAFSDLGYQAGDFPVAEKLTETVLSLPMHTEMTQETATYIAKEVLAAINKHK, encoded by the coding sequence ATGAGCGTTACTATTCCAATGGTTGACCTCAAAGGTCAGTATGAAAAAATTAAAACCGAAATCAATAACGGTATCAATGAAGTAATAGAATCAAGTACATTCATTAAAGGGCCAAAAGTAAAAGAGTTTGAAAACCAACTGTCACAATACCTTAATATAAAACAAGTAATAGCCTGTGCCAATGGTACCGATGCTTTACAAATAGCCTTAATGGCGCTTCAGTTACAACCAGGCGATGAAGTAATAATTCCTTGCTTTACTTACATAGCCACAGCCGAAGTAATAGCATTATTGGGTTTAAAACCCATATTGATTGATGTAGAAGCCAACTACTTTTGTATAGACCCGCAACTAATCGAATCGAAAATAACAAACAAAACAAAAGCAATAGTACCCGTTCACTTATTTGGCCAGTGCGCCAACATGAACCAGATTATAGCTATTGCAAACAAACACAATATATATGTAATTGAAGATACTGCACAAGCCATAGGTGCTGGTTATATATTAGAAAACAATACGCAACAAACAAGTGCAGGAGGTATTGGTGTAATTGGCACCACTTCATTTTTCCCGTCAAAAAACTTAGGTTGTTATGGAGATGGAGGCGCCTTGTTTACCAACGATGAAAAACTAGCCAGGCAAATCAGGATGATATGCAATCATGGACAAGAAAAACAATATGTACATGATATAATAGGCGTTAACTCCCGTTTAGATAGTATACAGGCAGCAGTATTATTAGCCAAGCTTCCACATTTAAACACATACGCTCAGGCACGCAATCAGGTAGCCAACTGGTACGATGAATTGTTAAGCGGAAACGAACATATTATTATACCCAAACGTGACCAAAACTCAACACACGTATTTAACCAATACACCATTCAACTAGAAGGTGTAAATAGAGATAGCATCAAAAAACACTTAACAGAGAACAATATTGCCAGCGCTGTTTATTATCCGCACACCGTATACCAGCAAAAAGCATTTAGTGACTTAGGCTACCAAGCAGGCGATTTTCCAGTAGCAGAAAAATTAACAGAAACCGTTTTGTCGTTACCCATGCATACCGAAATGACACAAGAAACAGCCACCTATATTGCAAAAGAAGTATTAGCGGCTATCAATAAACACAAATAA
- a CDS encoding ATP-grasp domain-containing protein — protein sequence MKNILISAAGRRVNLVKSFQAELHALDKNAKVYASDMNPTLSSACQQADAYIQVKAIKDPEYIDDLLAKCIAFNIGVIVPTIDTELVLLAENKELFIEKGITPVVSGLSFTKACRDKRLINTFFEERGISIPKPIDKNNPSFPLFIKPYDGSLSADIFLINTKEELTNYHLSNPKLMFMEYVDKKQYDEFTVDMYYGTDHNVKCIVPRKRIEIRGGEISKGITLKNDIVDYLKEKLNHIDTAVGCLTLQLFRHKENENKIGIEINPRFGGGYPLSYKAGANYPLFIIKEYLLNETLSYTNDWEENLLMLRYDDEIIIHDARF from the coding sequence ATGAAAAATATACTAATTAGTGCTGCAGGCAGGAGAGTAAACTTGGTAAAAAGTTTCCAGGCAGAATTACATGCGCTCGATAAAAATGCAAAAGTATACGCATCAGACATGAACCCTACTCTGTCATCAGCCTGCCAACAAGCCGATGCATATATACAGGTTAAAGCTATTAAAGACCCTGAATATATTGACGATTTATTAGCCAAATGTATAGCCTTTAACATAGGTGTTATAGTACCCACTATTGATACCGAATTAGTATTGCTGGCTGAAAACAAAGAGCTGTTTATAGAAAAGGGAATTACACCCGTAGTTTCAGGTTTAAGCTTTACCAAAGCCTGTCGCGATAAAAGATTGATCAATACCTTTTTTGAAGAAAGAGGTATAAGCATTCCCAAGCCCATTGATAAAAATAACCCCAGCTTTCCCCTCTTTATTAAACCATACGATGGCAGTTTAAGTGCCGATATATTTTTAATAAACACCAAAGAAGAGTTGACCAATTACCATTTAAGCAATCCAAAGCTGATGTTTATGGAATACGTTGACAAAAAACAATACGATGAGTTTACCGTAGATATGTATTACGGAACCGACCATAACGTAAAATGTATTGTACCCAGAAAACGCATAGAAATACGCGGAGGAGAAATTAGCAAAGGCATTACTTTAAAAAACGACATAGTAGATTACCTGAAAGAAAAGCTGAACCATATAGATACAGCAGTAGGTTGTTTAACATTACAATTGTTCAGGCATAAAGAAAACGAAAATAAAATAGGCATAGAAATAAACCCCCGTTTTGGTGGAGGTTACCCCTTAAGTTATAAAGCCGGAGCAAACTATCCGTTGTTTATTATAAAAGAATACCTGCTTAACGAAACCCTTTCCTACACCAACGACTGGGAAGAAAATTTACTGATGTTGCGTTACGATGATGAGATAATAATACATGATGCCCGTTTTTAA
- a CDS encoding Gfo/Idh/MocA family oxidoreductase, translating to MNTKIKFAILGFGHIGKRHADMILRHTEAELVAIVDTHLNIDSNTYQVPTFNTLDQLINANIPVDIVCIATPNYLHCQQAIQALQNNWHVVIEKPMGLSSQECQQVIDTAAANNKMVFCVMQNRYSPPSAWLKEVINQNLLGDIYHVQINCYWNRDEKYYAQSNWKGKKELDGGTLFTQFSHFVDTMYWLFGEIKNITGKQYNFNHQNSIEFEDSGFIQFEINNGGTGSINYSTSVFNKNLESSITIIGQNGSVKIGGQYMDEVLVCNIKDYQMPQLPKTNPANDYGSYKGSAANHEYVIQNVIEVLQGKANIKTTATEGLKVVETIEHIYKALHN from the coding sequence ATGAATACAAAAATAAAATTTGCCATACTAGGCTTCGGGCATATAGGTAAGCGACATGCCGATATGATACTAAGACACACAGAAGCAGAGTTAGTGGCAATTGTCGATACTCATTTAAACATAGATTCCAACACCTATCAGGTACCAACATTCAATACACTTGACCAATTAATAAATGCCAATATACCTGTTGACATAGTTTGTATAGCAACACCCAATTACCTGCATTGCCAACAAGCCATACAAGCTTTACAAAACAACTGGCATGTAGTTATTGAAAAACCAATGGGGCTTTCAAGTCAGGAGTGTCAGCAAGTTATTGATACCGCTGCAGCCAACAACAAAATGGTTTTTTGTGTTATGCAGAACAGATATTCCCCACCCTCAGCTTGGTTAAAAGAAGTTATCAATCAAAACCTGCTTGGTGATATTTACCATGTACAAATTAATTGTTACTGGAACCGCGATGAAAAATACTATGCCCAATCAAACTGGAAAGGAAAAAAAGAATTAGATGGTGGAACCCTCTTCACACAGTTTAGTCATTTTGTTGATACCATGTATTGGTTATTTGGCGAAATAAAAAACATTACTGGAAAACAATACAATTTCAACCACCAAAATAGTATAGAGTTTGAAGACAGCGGCTTTATTCAGTTTGAAATAAACAATGGCGGAACAGGAAGCATTAACTATAGCACCAGTGTTTTCAATAAAAACCTCGAAAGCAGCATAACCATAATAGGGCAAAACGGTTCCGTAAAAATTGGCGGACAATACATGGATGAAGTATTGGTTTGCAACATAAAAGATTACCAAATGCCCCAATTACCAAAAACCAACCCGGCTAACGATTACGGTTCGTACAAAGGCAGTGCTGCCAACCACGAGTATGTAATACAAAACGTAATAGAAGTTTTACAGGGCAAAGCCAATATAAAAACTACCGCTACCGAAGGTTTAAAAGTGGTAGAAACCATTGAGCATATTTATAAAGCTTTGCATAATTAA
- a CDS encoding alginate lyase family protein, with protein MNKLKQFVQIIQNMGLRYVSFRLGFEVMKKLGLLKYKYPTNPAPKQFISLADWKQLNQKFFFESKETLTFTKDRNNQLQEEALKILDGTLKFFSAQEYHLGKDYDWLTNPDTGFKYSNTIHWLYINDYSKQAGDIKYVWEKSRFTYLNTIIRYDYHFDTDQSEFVFSEIESWIKANPVNQGPNYKCSQETSLRVFNWLFALHYYKNSAALTEARFQSIMHAIYWQAKHINNNINFSRIAVRNNHAITETLGMYLIGLLMPYFPEAKQWKTKGKQFLEQEIAYQIYEDGTFLQFSSNYHRVVIQLLSWAIQLNKLNDTPFSDTFYQRAKASVHFLTTCMQKENGQLPNYGANDGALFFKFSNQHYRDYRPQLEALSLLLNLNWPYDTFEDKNWYGINNKVIAQKQARQQLSQFKKGGYYIINEANTLSFIRCGNHKDRPSQADNLHLDIWVDGENILRDAGSYKYNTSEEEIRYFFGTASHNTVMLNGFDQMRKGSRFIWFNWSQAVAATLNETTEAFEFDGTIKAFEYIEKGITHQRKVRKFKNELKWEVEDILKHHTEYPIKQIWNPSESFFNNYSIKAYDSNNQPIEPIYQDGFYSGLYGIKEPSKQIIFTSNGTKITTVIHKI; from the coding sequence ATGAATAAGCTAAAACAATTCGTACAAATAATTCAAAACATGGGCTTACGTTATGTAAGCTTCAGGCTTGGGTTTGAAGTAATGAAAAAGTTAGGATTATTAAAATATAAATATCCTACCAATCCGGCACCAAAACAATTCATCAGCTTAGCAGATTGGAAACAGTTAAATCAAAAATTCTTTTTTGAATCGAAGGAAACACTAACCTTTACCAAAGACAGAAATAATCAATTACAGGAAGAAGCTTTAAAAATACTTGATGGTACTTTAAAGTTTTTCAGTGCGCAGGAATATCATTTAGGCAAAGACTACGATTGGTTAACAAACCCTGATACTGGTTTTAAATATAGCAATACAATCCATTGGTTATACATTAACGATTACTCCAAACAAGCAGGCGATATTAAATACGTTTGGGAAAAGTCGCGCTTTACCTATTTAAATACCATCATTCGTTACGACTATCATTTTGATACAGACCAATCAGAATTTGTATTCAGTGAAATAGAATCGTGGATTAAAGCCAACCCCGTTAACCAAGGACCTAATTACAAATGCAGTCAGGAAACATCGTTGCGTGTTTTTAACTGGCTATTCGCATTACACTATTATAAAAACTCAGCAGCTTTAACCGAAGCACGTTTTCAATCTATTATGCATGCTATATACTGGCAGGCAAAACACATCAATAACAATATTAACTTTTCAAGGATAGCCGTTAGAAATAACCATGCTATTACAGAAACCTTAGGCATGTATTTAATAGGTTTACTCATGCCCTATTTTCCGGAAGCCAAACAATGGAAAACAAAAGGTAAACAATTTTTAGAGCAGGAAATAGCCTATCAGATTTACGAGGATGGAACCTTCTTACAATTTTCGAGTAATTACCACCGCGTAGTTATTCAATTACTCAGCTGGGCTATTCAGCTCAACAAACTAAACGATACCCCTTTTTCAGATACCTTTTACCAACGGGCTAAAGCAAGCGTACATTTTTTAACCACTTGCATGCAAAAGGAAAATGGACAACTACCAAACTATGGCGCAAACGATGGAGCTTTATTCTTTAAATTCAGCAACCAGCATTACAGAGATTACAGACCGCAGTTAGAAGCATTAAGCCTGTTGCTAAACTTAAACTGGCCATACGACACCTTTGAAGATAAAAACTGGTATGGTATAAACAATAAAGTCATTGCTCAAAAACAAGCCAGACAACAATTAAGTCAGTTTAAAAAAGGCGGTTACTATATTATAAACGAAGCAAACACCCTAAGTTTTATTCGTTGTGGTAACCACAAAGACAGGCCATCGCAAGCCGATAACTTACATTTAGATATATGGGTAGATGGCGAAAATATATTACGCGATGCAGGTTCCTATAAATACAATACCAGCGAAGAAGAAATACGTTACTTTTTCGGAACGGCATCACACAACACAGTCATGCTAAATGGATTTGACCAAATGCGTAAAGGCTCCCGTTTTATTTGGTTTAACTGGTCGCAAGCTGTTGCAGCAACACTTAATGAAACAACCGAAGCTTTTGAATTTGATGGCACTATCAAAGCATTTGAATACATAGAAAAAGGCATTACCCATCAAAGAAAAGTACGCAAGTTTAAAAACGAGTTGAAATGGGAAGTAGAAGATATACTTAAACACCATACAGAATACCCTATTAAACAAATATGGAATCCATCAGAAAGCTTTTTTAACAACTATAGTATTAAAGCTTACGATAGCAATAACCAACCCATTGAACCCATTTACCAAGATGGTTTTTATTCCGGCTTATACGGCATCAAAGAACCTAGCAAACAAATTATATTTACAAGCAATGGAACCAAAATAACCACGGTTATCCATAAAATTTAA
- a CDS encoding glycosyltransferase family 4 protein: MKILLIHQYYLEKSDSGGSRWNEMSRMWAEQGHEITVLGGMVHYASGKKNEKYKGKYFFDEKNFEPNIRVIRSHVSEAYNVNFLGRLWAYFSFVFSSTWAGTFYAKDKYDIIIVTSPPLFVGITAYILSKIKRIPFVFEIRDLWPESAIDTGVVTNGFIIKMAYAFEAFIYKKAKLINVLTPAFRTTLIEKKKVSTEKIIFIPNAADFSLSQELLATFDTKLFRAEKSIGEDKFVITYVGAHGVANHLIHAIETAELLKDTPVLFLMIGEGMQKAWLKEEVAKRQLTNIQFIDAVPKKEVFKYILASDMGTSILKKVDTFKTVYSNKTFDYMSCKKPILMAIDGVSRELVEEANGGIYVEPENAQDFADKIKIYLNNRDLLQQQGESGYQFALNHFDRTHLANKYLEEIKKII, translated from the coding sequence ATGAAAATTTTACTTATACATCAATACTACTTAGAAAAAAGTGATAGTGGCGGTTCGCGCTGGAACGAAATGAGCCGTATGTGGGCCGAGCAAGGCCATGAAATAACCGTATTAGGCGGTATGGTGCATTATGCATCAGGCAAAAAAAACGAGAAGTATAAAGGCAAGTATTTTTTCGATGAAAAAAATTTCGAACCTAATATCAGGGTTATCAGGAGCCATGTTTCCGAAGCTTACAACGTAAATTTTTTAGGCAGGCTATGGGCTTACTTTTCATTTGTATTCAGCAGCACATGGGCAGGAACCTTTTATGCCAAAGATAAATACGACATTATCATAGTAACATCGCCCCCTTTATTTGTGGGTATTACCGCTTATATTTTATCAAAAATTAAACGCATTCCATTTGTTTTTGAAATACGTGATTTATGGCCCGAATCAGCTATAGATACAGGCGTAGTAACCAACGGGTTTATTATTAAAATGGCTTATGCTTTTGAAGCATTTATATACAAAAAAGCCAAATTGATTAATGTATTAACTCCAGCCTTCAGAACAACGCTGATAGAAAAGAAAAAAGTAAGCACCGAGAAAATTATATTCATTCCCAATGCAGCCGACTTTAGTCTTTCGCAAGAACTACTCGCTACTTTTGATACTAAATTATTCAGGGCAGAAAAAAGCATTGGCGAAGATAAATTTGTAATTACTTACGTAGGTGCACATGGTGTAGCCAACCATTTAATACATGCCATAGAAACAGCCGAGTTATTAAAAGATACACCCGTATTGTTTTTAATGATTGGAGAAGGCATGCAAAAAGCATGGTTGAAAGAAGAAGTGGCCAAGCGTCAACTCACCAACATACAATTTATAGATGCAGTTCCTAAAAAAGAAGTATTCAAATACATTTTAGCATCAGACATGGGAACCTCTATACTTAAAAAAGTAGATACCTTTAAAACCGTATACTCCAACAAAACATTCGACTACATGAGCTGTAAAAAGCCCATATTAATGGCCATAGATGGTGTTTCGCGCGAGTTAGTAGAAGAAGCCAACGGAGGCATTTACGTAGAGCCAGAAAATGCACAAGACTTTGCAGATAAAATAAAAATATATTTAAACAACCGCGACCTGTTACAACAACAAGGAGAAAGCGGATACCAATTTGCGCTTAATCATTTTGATAGGACACATTTAGCCAATAAATACCTGGAAGAAATTAAAAAAATAATATGA
- a CDS encoding acyltransferase gives MTNFFAHQSAVIDEPCEIGNDVKIWHFSHIMSGAVIGAKCNIGQNVFIANHVKLGEQVKIQNNVSVYAGVECEDDVFLGPSMVFTNVINPRSHVNRQNNYTKTLVKKGASIGANATIICGNTIGEYALIGAGAVITKSVPAYALMVGNPAKQIGWVSEYGHNLQFDTAGKAICTETQQEYILANNSVTRVK, from the coding sequence ATGACAAACTTTTTTGCCCATCAAAGCGCAGTTATTGATGAACCTTGCGAAATAGGAAATGATGTTAAAATCTGGCATTTCAGTCATATCATGTCAGGCGCTGTTATTGGTGCTAAATGCAATATTGGGCAAAACGTATTTATAGCCAACCACGTTAAACTAGGCGAACAGGTAAAAATACAAAACAATGTTTCCGTATATGCCGGTGTGGAATGCGAAGACGATGTTTTTTTAGGCCCATCCATGGTGTTTACCAATGTAATTAACCCAAGGAGCCATGTTAACAGGCAAAATAATTACACCAAAACTTTGGTAAAAAAAGGAGCAAGCATTGGAGCTAATGCTACCATTATTTGTGGAAATACCATAGGCGAATATGCTTTAATTGGAGCAGGGGCAGTTATTACAAAATCAGTACCCGCTTATGCTTTAATGGTTGGTAACCCAGCCAAACAAATAGGCTGGGTAAGTGAATATGGCCATAACTTACAATTTGATACAGCAGGCAAAGCCATTTGTACCGAAACACAACAAGAATACATATTAGCAAATAATAGCGTAACAAGAGTAAAATAA
- a CDS encoding DEAD/DEAH box helicase — protein MSFKDLNLIEPILKALNDEGYTTPTPIQEQSIPIVLQRKDLLGCAQTGTGKTAAFAIPILQILNQEQTEQKGQRAIKALILTPTRELAIQIEESFNAYGKYCGLKNLVIFGGVSQHSQTEALKRGVDILVATPGRLLDLMNQKYVHLNNIKMFVLDEADRMLDMGFINDIKKILPKLPPKKQTLFFSATMPPEIQKLANTILVNPSKVEVTPVSSTAEKIEQSVYFIDRGNKKNLLALLLKDPAIKSVLVFTRTKHGADKVVKELAKINVKAEAIHGNKSQNARQRALTNFKAGHTRVLLATDIAARGIDVDHLSHVINFELPNIAETYVHRIGRTGRAGASGIAISFCDAEEKEYLRDIQKLIGKTIPVIDEHPYPLMDHNPPSTKDNQRGGRGGDRRQGNAPKKENAGAKHQAKPVQSKTSAAPKKNFNRNFNKPKPQPKAN, from the coding sequence ATGTCATTTAAAGATCTAAACCTTATCGAGCCTATTTTAAAAGCGTTAAACGATGAAGGTTATACAACTCCAACACCTATTCAAGAACAATCAATACCTATCGTATTACAACGAAAAGACCTATTAGGTTGCGCACAAACAGGAACAGGAAAAACGGCAGCATTTGCCATACCCATATTACAAATACTTAACCAGGAACAAACCGAACAAAAAGGACAAAGGGCTATAAAAGCTTTAATTTTAACCCCTACCCGTGAACTGGCTATACAAATAGAAGAAAGTTTTAACGCTTATGGAAAATATTGTGGCTTAAAAAACCTGGTTATTTTTGGAGGCGTTTCACAACACAGTCAAACAGAAGCTCTGAAAAGAGGTGTTGATATATTAGTAGCTACACCGGGTCGTTTACTCGACTTAATGAACCAGAAATATGTTCATTTAAACAACATCAAAATGTTTGTTTTAGATGAAGCCGACCGTATGTTGGACATGGGTTTTATTAACGATATTAAAAAAATATTACCCAAATTGCCACCTAAAAAACAAACCCTGTTTTTTTCGGCAACCATGCCACCTGAAATTCAAAAATTAGCCAATACCATTTTAGTAAACCCTTCAAAAGTTGAAGTAACACCCGTTTCATCAACAGCCGAAAAAATTGAACAATCAGTTTACTTTATTGATAGAGGAAACAAGAAAAATTTGTTAGCCCTTTTACTCAAAGACCCTGCTATAAAAAGCGTATTGGTATTTACACGTACCAAACATGGTGCAGATAAAGTAGTAAAAGAACTGGCTAAAATAAATGTGAAAGCTGAAGCCATACATGGCAATAAATCGCAGAATGCACGCCAACGCGCATTAACCAATTTTAAAGCAGGACACACACGCGTACTTTTAGCTACCGATATAGCAGCAAGAGGTATTGATGTGGATCACCTTTCACATGTAATTAATTTTGAACTACCTAATATAGCCGAAACATACGTGCATAGAATTGGGCGTACAGGTCGTGCAGGTGCAAGCGGTATAGCTATTTCATTTTGCGATGCAGAAGAAAAAGAATACCTGAGAGATATTCAGAAATTAATAGGTAAAACAATTCCTGTAATTGACGAACATCCTTATCCGTTAATGGATCATAACCCACCATCAACCAAAGACAATCAACGTGGTGGACGCGGTGGCGACAGAAGACAAGGCAATGCCCCTAAAAAAGAAAATGCCGGTGCAAAACACCAAGCAAAACCGGTACAGTCAAAAACCAGTGCAGCACCTAAGAAAAATTTCAACCGGAATTTCAATAAGCCAAAGCCGCAACCAAAAGCAAACTAA
- a CDS encoding HAD family hydrolase, translating into MMPVFNKNSFVVFDLDDTLYNEIDYLKSAYRHIANTINPAIENNIYTDLLNWYNQGLNPFSHLIEKYPTTLTLSQLLDLYRFHTPQIKIHADAFDFMQWLIKQEIPMGLITDGRSITQRNKLQSLQITEFFTDIIISEEFGSEKPDKNNFLYFAKKYPDKTFTYIADNTKKDFIAPRELNWQMICLLDNGNNIHKQDLSLLPKETILIKNFKDLLQSL; encoded by the coding sequence ATGATGCCCGTTTTTAATAAAAACAGTTTTGTTGTTTTCGATTTAGATGATACCCTTTACAATGAAATTGATTATCTGAAATCAGCCTACAGGCATATAGCAAATACCATTAACCCGGCTATTGAAAACAATATTTACACCGATTTACTGAACTGGTATAACCAAGGATTAAATCCATTTAGCCACTTAATAGAAAAATACCCAACCACACTTACTTTAAGCCAACTACTCGATTTATACCGCTTTCATACACCACAAATAAAAATACATGCCGATGCATTTGATTTTATGCAGTGGCTCATTAAACAAGAAATACCCATGGGTTTAATTACCGATGGCAGAAGCATCACACAACGTAACAAATTACAATCACTTCAAATAACTGAGTTCTTCACCGATATTATTATTTCAGAAGAATTTGGCAGTGAGAAACCCGATAAGAATAACTTTTTATACTTTGCAAAAAAATATCCCGATAAAACCTTTACCTATATTGCAGATAATACAAAGAAAGATTTTATTGCACCCCGGGAACTAAACTGGCAGATGATATGTTTGCTTGACAATGGTAACAACATACACAAGCAAGACCTAAGCCTTTTGCCAAAAGAAACCATACTAATTAAAAACTTTAAAGACCTGTTGCAAAGCCTATAG